The following coding sequences are from one Gossypium hirsutum isolate 1008001.06 chromosome A12, Gossypium_hirsutum_v2.1, whole genome shotgun sequence window:
- the LOC121211306 gene encoding 3-dehydroquinate synthase, chloroplastic — MACATNAISLSLSSNPNSKLSSDFIPKLNKPVNVSLRASTSAELNPGRLFLSRPIGLSRRNCANATPVMDQSVGERSSSVPTIVEVDLGNRSYPIYIGSGLLDQHELLQKHVHGKKVLVVTNTTIAPLYLDKVVDALTKGNPNVSVENVILPDGEKYKNMETLMKVFDKAIESRLDRRCTFVALGGGVIGDMCGFAAAAFLRGVNFIQIPTTVMAQVDSSVGGKTGINHPLGKNLIGAFYQPQCVLIDTDTLNTLPNRELASGLAEVIKYGLIRDAEFFEWQEKNMEKLMARDPDAFAYAIKRSCENKAEVVSLDEKESGLRATLNLGHTFGHAIETGFGYGEWLHGEAVAAGTVMAVDMSYRLGWIDSSIVKRVTDILQRAKLPTAPPKTMTVEMFKSVMAVDKKVADGLLRLILLKGPLGNCVFTGEYDRKALDDTLSAFCKS; from the exons ATGGCCTGCGCCACTAACGCtatctctctttctctctcttccaacCCCAACTCCAAATTGTCCTCTGACTTCATCCCCAAGCTTAATAAGCCCGTCAATGTTTCTCTTCGCGCTTCCACTTCCGCTGAGTTGAATCCCGGACGACTTTTTCTCTCCAGACCCATTGGACTCAGTCGCAGGAATTGCGCCAATGCAACTCCGGTGATGGATCAGTCAGTTGGTGAAAGGAGCTCTTCGGTCCCCACTATTGTTGAGGTGGATTTGGGTAATCGGAGTTATCCGATCTACATCGGCTCCGGGTTGCTTGATCAGCATGAGCTTCTTCAAAA GCATGTTCATGGGAAGAAAGTTCTTGTGGTAACTAACACTACAATTGCTCCTTTGTATTTGGATAAAGTCGTTGATGCGTTAACAAAGGGAAACCCGAATGTTTCTGTTGAAAATGTGATACTACCTGATGGTGAGAAGTACAAAAACATG GAGACTCTCATGAAAGTTTTTGACAAGGCCATCGAGTCCCGATTGGACCGGAGATGTACATTTGTTGCTCTTGGCGGTGGTGTGATTGGTGACATGTGTGGTTTTGCTGCTGCTGCTTTTCTTCGCGGTGTTAATTTTATCCAGATTCCTACTACTGTTATGGCGCAG GTGGATTCTTCTGTTGGGGGTAAAACTGGCATAAACCATCCTCTTGGGAAGAACTTGATTGGTGCTTTCTACCAACCTCAATGTGTGCTCATAGACACTGACACATTGAACACACTGCCAAATAGGGAACTGGCTTCAGGTCTGGCAGAGGTTATAAAGTATGGGCTCATCAGAGATGCCGAGTTTTTTGAGTGGCAGGAAAAGAATATGGAGAAACTGATGGCAAG GGATCCTGATGCATTTGCTTATGCTATAAAGCGATCATGTGAAAACAAGGCTGAGGTTGTGTCACTAGATGAGAAGGAAAGTGGATTGAGGGCTACACTGAACTTGGGTCATACATTTGGTCAT GCAATAGAAACTGGGTTCGGATATGGAGAGTGGCTACATGGAGAAGCTGTTGCAGCTGGCACG GTTATGGCTGTTGACATGTCATATCGCCTTGGTTGGATTGACAGTTCAATTGTGAAACGGGTTACTGACATATTACAGCGGGCTAAGTTACCTACTGCTCCTCCTAAAACCATGACTGTGGAAATGTTCAAATCTGTCATGGCG GTTGATAAGAAGGTGGCTGATGGGCTACTAAGGCTTATCCTTCTGAAAGGTCCTCTGGGAAATTGTGTTTTCACCGGCGAGTATGATAGAAAGGCCCTGGATGATACACTTTCTGCATTTTGCAAGTCTTAA
- the LOC121211307 gene encoding thaumatin-like protein 1, producing MALFSGHQHSIITFFSIILLVFLDGVTAATFTFINKCDYTVWPGILANPGSPKLESTGFELTKGSSRSFQAPTGWAGRFWGRTGCNFDDSGHGSCATGDCGSGEMECNGAGAIPPATLAEFTLGSGSQDFYDVSLVDGYNLPMIVEGSGGSGECATTGCLTDLNKKCPSELKIDGGAACKSACDAFGKPEYCCSGAYNSPTACKPSMYSQVFKSACPKSYSYAFDDATSTFTCSGADYAITFCPNVPSLKSSKDPAAAKATGSDPDSDPMQASALASQWLANLATGDSIKIRPFSLIRSGFAITIFLVLSFLF from the exons ATGGCTCTGTTCTCCGGTCATCAGCATTCTATTATCACCTTCTTCAGCATCATTCTCCTTGTGTTTCTTGATG GTGTTACGGCAGCCACCTTTACATTCATCAACAAATGCGATTACACAGTATGGCCTGGAATTCTAGCTAATCCAGGAAGTCCAAAACTTGAAAGTACAGGCTTTGAACTCACAAAAGGCAGCTCTCGTTCTTTCCAAGCTCCTACAGGTTGGGCAGGTCGCTTCTGGGGCAGAACAGGATGCAATTTCGATGACTCTGGCCACGGCTCATGCGCTACAGGGGACTGTGGCTCTGGCGAAATGGAATGCAACGGAGCTGGAGCCATCCCACCGGCCACCTTAGCCGAGTTTACACTCGGTTCAGGATCACAAGACTTCTATGACGTGAGCCTGGTTGATGGTTACAATTTGCCCATGATTGTGGAAGGAAGTGGAGGGTCAGGAGAGTGTGCCACCACCGGTTGCTTGACGGATTTGAACAAAAAGTGCCCGTCTGAACTGAAAATTGATGGCGGTGCCGCCTGCAAGAGTGCCTGCGATGCCTTCGGCAAACCAGAGTACTGCTGTAGCGGAGCCTACAATAGTCCAACCGCTTGTAAACCATCCATGTATTCGCAAGTGTTCAAGTCGGCTTGCCCCAAATCCTATAGCTATGCCTTCGATGATGCCACTAGCACTTTCACTTGCAGTGGGGCTGATTATGCAATTACTTTCTGTCCCAATGTTCCAAG TTTGAAATCTTCAAAGGATCCTGCTGCTGCAAAGGCAACAGGGTCGGACCCGGATTCGGATCCCATGCAGGCATCTGCACTGGCAAGTCAATGGCTAGCAAATTTGGCCACCGGAGACTCCATCAAAATCCGACCGTTTTCCCTTATCCGATCCGGTTTtgccatcactatttttcttgtACTCTCGTTTTTATTCTAG